The segment CATTGTCGACGTTATAATAACACAACTATGTGATCACAAACTTATTTTAGTTACGGCAGCTTTTAAAAGATGGCAAACTTTAATCTAGTTACGGCAGGCTTTCAAGAGATGGCAGACTTTTTGATCCAGAATcagttaataaaattaattggttaacTAATTAGAATAAACAGATTCCGGTTTGCtctaattaaaccaaaatttcGACCATAACTGCAATAAGTTATTAAAACCTAGGTTTTTGCCGTAAacattcttcttcctcttcttccaatCACGTTCTTTGGACAAGTGGCTATTTCACGTTAATCTCAAGAAAAATTGATGGAGGAGGTTATAGCCGTTTGTGGGCAGTGGTTATTCGAGAAGGATAAGTGGTTGTTTCACGTTGATAGCAGAAGAGGAAGCAAAGTAATTCCAGTCAGTGATAAGACAAGGTTTGAAGATATGATCAACATGGTTTATGAAGACTACAGATTAGATAAGAGACATGTTAATATCGAATTGAGTTACATGCTTGGCAGGAAGAGCTTGATGAAGCTAACTCGTGACACACCCCCAGTTAAAATTGGGAATTTTCGACAGCTACAAAGTTTCTTCCGTCTTCTACAATCTGACAAAATCCGTCTATGCGTAGAGGTCACTTTTAGAGACAACATGAAGACGATGAAACAGATCAACCAGTCGGGTTGTAATCATGATGAAGACTCAGACACTGACGGAGAACGGTTTGACTATTGCGATGATTCAGATGGTGCGACATCAGATGATGAAAACTTTATAGCCTATGGATTAGTTCCAGAAGTAGATACAGAGATGGGGAAAGTGACTCCACATGTTAAGCCAAAGGTGGGGATATCAAGCAAATCAAAAAAGGCTAAGGCTGTGACTCCACATGTTAGGCAGCAACAACTGAATTcactaaatatttttgttggCCAAAGTTTTGAGTCCAAGTCTGCTTTAAAAACACGACTTAAGATGTTGACGATAGTGCAACAGTTTGATTACGATGTCGAATACTCAACACCGGATCTGTTAATTGTAAAATGTTGGGTTCAAGGCTGTAGTTGGAGGTTAAGAGCATCACCGACAAGTGATACTCCTCGCTTTACTGTACGGGTCTATGTTTCAGATCATACTTGTTCAATTACAGAGAGATCAGCTCGTTGCAGACAAGCAACACCAGATATTCTTGGATCTTTATACACTGATTTCATTGGTGGAGTGGAGCCAACCGTTTTGCCAAGTCATGTGAAGCAGTCCCTTAACAAGTGCTTTGGAATAAAGGTTTATTTCATTTACTTGTGTactcaaaatttaatttatttctaaCGGTTGTTTACTATTTTAAATGATAGATGGACTACTGGAAAGCTCATCGAACACTAATGTGCGCAAGAGAATTGGTTAGGGGATCTGCAGAGAGTGGCTACCAAGATTTACCAGTCTATTTGCATATGATTAAAGAAGCAAATCCAGGGACATTCACTCGCCTTGTAGTAGATTCTAGTGACAGATTCAAGTATCTTTTCATCGCATTTGATGCTAGCATCAAGGGTTTTCCATTCATGAGGAAGGTCGTTGTTGTCGATGGCACATTCTTGCAAGGAAAGTACAAAGGGACTCTACTAATTGCATCAGCACAGGATGGCAACTTCCAAATATTTCCAATAGCACTTACAGAATCTGTTATCCACCCTTCATTATATGTTTTCCAGTCATTTCTTGGCGTTATTAGCTTCATATAGAACTGAGTGTCTACATCGTTATCACCACTGAAATGAATAAAAACAAGTTCAAGTTAGTTTGACAGTAATGAATTATTAAGAGAAATTAGACACTTACGAGAGATTTCGTAGATAATCCAGTAGTTTCTTGAATTTTATCTCAGCAACTTTAGCTAAAGGATCATAGTGGGCTTTAGAGACAGAATCACCTGGTATGATTCTCTTCACAGTTGAGTTACCTACATATGGATACACTTGAGTCTTTGTCAGTTGTGGCTTGCGTTTTTGCAAAGGTCCTTCGAAGACTGATGCCGCCAACTGGTCTAACATTGCACCTAGTTTACCATATTTTTCCTTGTCTTCTAAATCAGACCATGTTCCACCAGAATCCCTAAGTTGTGGAACTTCAACCTTCTCTTTCTTTACATTTTTCAATCCTCTAGCTGGTTTTTTTACTTGTGTTGTTCCAACAACCTTCTCACCACCAGTGTCAAGTAGATTAGGAGATATTAGCTTGACCTCGGATTTTTTGGCTTTCTTTCTACTCACACATTGTACTGCCCCATTCATTTGTGATGATGCTTTGTCTTGGACCATCCATGACTAAGTTCAGCAtgtaaaaacaatataaagtaaaatttcaagagtaagttattttaaaatgaaatagaCATACAAGTTAAAGGAAGCAAATAACTAACCGGGTCGTTGCTGTTGACTTCATCTTCATGGTTCACATTGTAGTGTGCATCATTTTTAGGGGCAGAAGCTTGCATTTGCTCTCTAAGTTGAGCAATCTCTTCTTGTAAAGTGGAGATTTTCTTTGTAAATACCAGCTCAGCTTCACCAATCCTGGCATTTACTTTTTCATCAACAGATGCGTCTACTGCAGTCAACACCTTCTCGACAATAACTGTGTCCATACTTCCAACCTTTTCAGTTAACGTGTTCATTGCTTTCATTAGGCCAAGCTGGAATGTATCATCTCGAGTTGAGTTAAGGCTGGATCCGCAAGCATGCTACAACACAGTAAACAATTTCAGCAATACTCGTCAAACATATATGTATAACAAAAAGCTTATATACTCACAGTGGATGTCCTCTCTTTTggcatttttttcttcatacaCTCTTCTTCACTCACCAAtttccttttctctttgtttggtACTGGTGCAGTACGTGAGTTCAAGTTCCAATATGTATCATCAAGCTCACCATGTAGAATGTCTGTGATCAAGTTGTGAAGATCATCATCAACCTTGTCCTCTGGCCATTGAGGATATATCTCAGCTTCTGGCTTCTCAATGAGATGTCTGACTCTTACCTACCAATCAAATGATGTAAATatatgttagtatttttatatgtcaaattatcactttttaataaaattaaaaataggtaagaaaaaaaattaaccttcTGATGGAGACTTTTCTCCTTGATATAAAACTGATCTCAGTTTATACGGCCACGAGATCCAGACCAAGAGAGAAGAGGAACTTGGTTACCCTCAATGTGATTCCCATATTCATGTCCAATACCAGGTATCGACTCATACAACCAGATGAGGAGAGCATGCACGCATCCGCGAAGTGTATACTTGTTCCTTTCTTCATATGAAACAATTTTCACTGAATTTACCAGGCTAGAAAATCCCACACGCCCCCAAGGGTATCTATCAAATGCTTCTATGTCTAGGACTCTCTTTGCTTGATCCAAAGGAATTCTACTGCCTGGAGAGATGCCAAGTACTCCAACAGACAAGACACATAGTAAACCAAACATTCTTCTCTCCTCAAACGTCCAATTCCTAACTTTAGTGAACAACAACCGCAACTCAGAAAGCATAGGACCATGTGAAGGAGAAACACCAAGCTTTTCCCAAAATGGTTTATGATCAATCTCCACCTCTTCATTTATGTTGAAAGGCTCGCAATTTAAACTTGTAATATCACCAAACTCATATAGCGAAAACCTTATTGCCTGACCTTCTATAGCACTCCATATCTCATGGATATTATTAACCACCAATTGGTTTGTAAGTAAATGGTGAACCGCCTTGGCTGACCAGGTATAATTCAGCTCTTTCAGCTTCAGAATAACTCCAACAGATGATGTTTTAATAGATTCCCACGCATCTAAACCAATTTCTTCTTTCACCATCTGCAAATTAGCCAAGTGACAGTTATGATTCATGCTTCGATGCTGTAATGGAGATTTCCCCTCTTCATAAAGTCTTGCTGGATATCTTTTTCCACTGTTTGATGTAGTCATCCGTCTGAAAAGAAATGTTAGATGTAGTAAGTATTACAAACCAAGACCGAGGAAAAACGACCAAGACCCAGACCCAGACGATACCCAACTGATATCAACAAATGTTCAAACGAAAAAcacttctatctactctgtgtCATGTGAAAATCAAATTCATTTGATACTGAATATTAAAAATCGTTTGACAGAGACTAACCTTTGGTGGAAAAATAGGTGGATTAAACTGATTGATGTGGAGAGGAGCTTGTAAGGGATGAAAGCCTTAAGATTCACGCAGCTGAAAATTTTAGAAAGGGGGTTTAGGGTTCGTCGATTGGGTTTCGGGTTCACTTCTCCTATGTGAATCGAAGGTTTTAATGGTTTAGGGTGCGGAGATGACGAAATCGATGAGAAATCATGATGAAAACTAAAGAGAGTCAAGAGTTTGAGGATTTCACAATTTTGGGATTTAGGGTTCTTGGAGCTACAGAAGAGAAAGATATCGTGGttggttttttttaaagagatttCACCATTTTTTGGTCAAGTAATAGGAATGGGAATTTTAtcttaattgatatttttttaccGACGGGGCATTTGAGTCCAGATgaagccttttttttttgtgtgtgttacTCTAGTAATTTCTAGTAAATTGTATGTCATTCCAACTAATTTctcttaaaattataaaaagattttttgtgtaataagaaaaaaaaattagaatgacactgaaatagagggagtatataagcgacaaaatatttttatattcatctTTACAATTGGTGATAAAcaccagattttttttttgataaaataagcACCAGATTTTAACGACAAACACAATGTGTTTTAGGAATGAATTTCTTCTATCAAA is part of the Raphanus sativus cultivar WK10039 chromosome 5, ASM80110v3, whole genome shotgun sequence genome and harbors:
- the LOC108857995 gene encoding uncharacterized protein LOC108857995, encoding MEEVIAVCGQWLFEKDKWLFHVDSRRGSKVIPVSDKTRFEDMINMVYEDYRLDKRHVNIELSYMLGRKSLMKLTRDTPPVKIGNFRQLQSFFRLLQSDKIRLCVEVTFRDNMKTMKQINQSGCNHDEDSDTDGERFDYCDDSDGATSDDENFIAYGLVPEVDTEMGKVTPHVKPKVGISSKSKKAKAVTPHVRQQQLNSLNIFVGQSFESKSALKTRLKMLTIVQQFDYDVEYSTPDLLIVKCWVQGCSWRLRASPTSDTPRFTVRVYVSDHTCSITERSARCRQATPDILGSLYTDFIGGVEPTVLPSHVKQSLNKCFGIKMDYWKAHRTLMCARELVRGSAESGYQDLPVYLHMIKEANPGTFTRLVVDSSDRFKYLFIAFDASIKGFPFMRKVVVVDGTFLQGKYKGTLLIASAQDGNFQIFPIALTESVIHPSLYVFQSFLGVISFI